The following are from one region of the Salvia hispanica cultivar TCC Black 2014 chromosome 1, UniMelb_Shisp_WGS_1.0, whole genome shotgun sequence genome:
- the LOC125201269 gene encoding mediator of RNA polymerase II transcription subunit 15a-like isoform X1 has protein sequence MDGNNWRTAQGQVQMPGQVIGGEAVPSGGMEGGDWRTQLQQDSRQRIVNKIMETLKRHLPFSGQEGLQELKKIAVRFEEKIYTAATSQSDYLRKISLKMLTMETKSQNPIANSLQPNAASNSKNPQDPASQSMQSQMQNQVQQLPIPMVSNQSRQQMLSQNIQNNIPSTGVSNSAGLTPSMPPVGGMSQGAMPNVSVQNPNMQNMSNVSVQNPNMQNMSNVSVQNPNMQNMSNVTSNAVGNSMGQGVPANMYANSQRQIPGRQQQVVSQDAQQQSQNSQQYLYNQQLQQQFLKQKYGQGGVQQSMMQLQQQQQQQNQNQLQPNQLMSSQPAVMQSSLRQASASSTLQNQQTTLQQSTQSMLQQQPQPIPRQQQQQQPAVMHQQQSSMSQHPMMSSQQQLSAQQPSTANIQQNQMIAQQNNMLDTQHQHQQQQQQRIMAQQNNISNMQQHQSINQQNNLPNMHQQQSTGQQNNLPNMHQQQTGGQTNISGYQQQQMGGIQHGNSSLQSNQQPVHMLQQSKVAVQQQMQQNMTNMLPNQSQPSQSQPMQQQLMSQIQSQPGQLQQQMGLQQQSNTLPRDMQQRIQSSGPMLQQQTTIDQQKQLLQSSRVMPEVPLTSLDSSSQTGNATGGDWQEEIYQKIKSMHEMYYPELNEMFQRMAAKLQQHDSHPQQPKNEQLEKLRFLKLMLERLIMFLRTNKNDIQPSHKEKIVGVEKQIVNILNSNRPRKHVPSIQGQLTQPHMHALQQPQQQQPQMSQMHSNDGQMNSQMQTMNIQGSVMPTQQNNLTSMQHNTLSSSSGVSNSRQNMLDGLQPSSNTDPGQGNSLNQMQQQGAMNPIQQNSVGGSQQMASSISSQNGLTSLQSNVNSLQPNSNILQPQQIKQEQQIFSTQQLKHYQQRQMQQQYLQRQQLIQQQQQQQQQQQTSQQQSGQLPGQQMMQLNQMNDTNDIKMRHQMGAKSGVLQQHNSSGQRTSFHHQQMKSGTPFSMSSQNALQAASPQIGHHSSPQIDQQNILTSHNKATTPLQSANSPFVAPSPSTSMAPSPMPGDSEKMNSGVSSISNAVNGMHHPTTTVSMPNQSLAIGTPGISASPLLAEFHSPDVTHGVVPTIVSGNSNVVEQPVERLIKVVKSISPKALSASVSDISSVVSMVDRIAGSAPGNGSRAAVGEDLVAMTKCRLQARNFFTQDGPSGTKKMRRYTSAMPCNVVSSSGSVNDSIRHLNGNESDGESTGASKAKSPKLEANHALEEELRDINQKLIDTVVYISEDDVDPTAVAAASEGGEGTIVKCSFSAVALSPNLKSQYASAQMSPIQPLRLLVPNNYPNCSPILLDKFPAEVSKEYEDLSIKAKSRFSISLRSLAQPMSLEEIARTWDNCARAVISEYAQQSGGGTFSSKYGTWENCLSAA, from the exons ATGGACGGCAACAATTGGCGGACAGCGCAAGGGCAAGTTCAGATGCCCGGTCAGGTAATCGGCGGCGAAGCAGTGCCCTCCGGCGGTATGGAAGGCGGCGATTGGAGGACTCAGCTGCAGCAGGACTCCAGACAGAGGATTGTAAACAAGAT AATGGAGACATTGAAGAGGCATCTTCCTTTCTCTGGACAAGAGGGACTGCAGGAACTCAAGAAAATAGCCGTCAGATTTgaggaaaaaatatatactgcGGCAACTAGCCAG TCagattatttaagaaaaatatctcTGAAAATGTTGACAATGGAGACGAAATCTCAGAATCCTATTGCAAATTCTCTTCAGCCTAATGCTGCAAGTAATAGCAAAAATCCCCAAGATCCTG CTTCGCAAAGCATGCAGTCCCAAATGCAAAATCAGGTTCAGCAATTACCAATCCCAATGGTCTCCAATCAATCTCGACAACAGATGTTATCCCAAAATATCCAGAATAACATCCCATCAACTGGAGTGTCGAATTCTGCTGGTTTGACTCCCTCAATGCCCCCTGTTGGTGGCATGTCCCAGGGTGCCATGCCCAATGTTTCTGTCCAGAATCCTAACATGCAAAACATGTCTAATGTTTCTGTCCAGAATCCTAACATGCAAAACATGTCTAATGTTTCTGTCCAGAATCCTAACATGCAAAACATGTCTAATGTAACTTCGAATGCGGTAGGGAATTCAATGGGGCAAGGTGTGCCTGCTAATATGTATGCAAACTCTCAGAGACAAATTCCAGGCAGGCAGCAACAGGTTGTTTCTCAGGATGCTCAGCAGCAGTCTCAGAATTCACAGCAGTATCTTTACAATCAGCAGCTACAACAACAATTTTTGAAGCAAAAATATGGGCAGGGAGGTGTGCAACAATCCATGATGCAGctacagcagcagcagcaacagcAGAACCAAAACCAATTGCAGCCGAATCAGCTCATGTCCTCTCAGCCGGCAGTTATGCAATCTTCTTTGAGGCAAGCATCAGCTTCGTCAACACTTCAAAATCAACAGACAACTCTTCAGCAATCAACTCAATCTATGCTTCAACAGCAACCACAACCAATCCCCAGGCAACAGCAGCAACAACAACCTGCCGTCATGCATCAGCAGCAAAGTTCTATGTCTCAGCACCCAATGATGTCTAGTCAGCAGCAGCTTAGTGCGCAGCAGCCAAGTACTGCAAACATACAACAAAATCAGATGATTGCCCAACAGAATAACATGCTCGACACACAGCATCAACATCAGCAACAACAACAGCAAAGGATCATGGCTCAGCAGAACAACATCTCCAACATGCAGCAGCATCAGtcaatcaatcaacaaaataaCCTTCCAAACATGCATCAACAGCAGTCAACTGGTCAGCAGAATAACCTCCCAAATATGCATCAGCAACAAACAGGTGGTCAGACAAATATTTCGGGCTACCAACAGCAGCAAATGGGTGGAATTCAACATGGTAATTCCAGCTTACAATCAAATCAGCAACCTGTTCATATGCTACAGCAATCCAAGGTTGCAGTTCAGCAGCAAATGCAGCAGAATATGACAAATATGTTGCCTAACCAATCTCAACCATCCCAGTCACAGCCAATGCAGCAACAGTTGATGTCACAGATCCAATCACAGCCAGGGCAGCTGCAACAGCAAATGGGTTTGCAACAACAGTCAAATACATTACCGAGAGACATGCAACAAAGAATTCAATCATCTGGTCCCATGCTTCAACAGCAAACCACAATCGATCAACAGAAACAGTTGTTGCAATCTTCAAGAGTTATGCCAGAGGTGCCATTGA CATCTTTAGATTCCTCCTCACAGACTGGGAATGCAACTGGAGGGGATTGGCAAGAGGAAATTTATCAAAAG ATTAAATCCATGCATGAGATGTATTACCCTGAACTGAATGAGATGTTCCAGCGAATGGCTGCCAAGCTGCAACAG CATGATTCTCATCCTCAGCAGCCCAAGAACGAGCAACTTGAAAAACTAAGATTTCTTAAGCTTATGTTGGAGCGGCTAATTATGTTTCTGCGGACAAATAAGAATGACATCCAGCCCAGTCACAAAGAGAAGATTGTGGGAGTTGAAAAGCAGATTGTGAATATTCTCAACTCAAATAGGCCTAGAAAGCATGTTCCTTCAATCCAAGGGCAGCTCACGCAGCCTCACATGCATGCCTTGCAACAGCCTCAGCAACAACAGCCTCAAATGTCTCAAATGCACTCGAATGATGGTCAAATGAATTCTCAGATGCAAACAATGAATATACAGGGTTCTGTGATGCCTACACAGCAGAATAATTTGACCAGTATGCAGCATAATACCTTATCCTCCAGCTCCGGTGTTTCAAATTCTCGTCAAAATATGCTGGATGGACTGCAGCCTAGTTCAAATACTGATCCTGGGCAGGGAAATTCACTTAACCAAATGCAGCAGCAAGGAGCTATGAACCCCATACAACAAAATTCGGTGGGTGGCTCTCAGCAGATGGCTAGCTCTATATCTTCACAAAATGGGCTGACATCGCTCCAGTCAAATGTTAATTCCTTGCaaccaaattcaaatattcttcAACCACAGCAAATAAAACAGGAGCAGCAAATATTTTCGACCCAGCAACTAAAGCATTACCAGCAAAGGCAGATGCAGCAACAATATTTGCAGAGACAACAATTAAtccagcagcagcagcagcagcagcagcagcaacaaaCTTCTCAGCAGCAATCGGGACAGCTGCCTGGACAGCAAATGATGCAACTCAATCAAATGAATGACACAAATGACATAAAGATGAGACACCAGATGGGTGCTAAATCTGGAGTTCTTCAACAGCATAACTCGTCTGGCCAACGAACTTCATTTCATCACCAACAAATGAAGTCTGGAACGCCATTCTCCATGTCGTCACAGAATGCTCTTCAGGCAGCATCCCCACAGATTGGTCATCATTCTTCTCCACAAATTGACCAGCAAAATATTCTGACTTCACATAACAAGGCTACAACTCCCTTGCAATCTGCAAACTCACCATTTGTTGCCCCATCTCCTTCAACTTCCATGGCTCCATCACCAATGCCAGGGGACTCAGAGAAAATGAATTCTGGTGTATCATCAATCTCAAATGCTGTGAATGGCATGCATCATCCAACCACTACAGTGTCAATGCCAAACCAGTCCCTTGCTATCGGAACTCCTGGGATATCAGCTTCGCCTTTACTTGCAGAATTCCACAGTCCTGATGTTACTCATGGTGTTGTTCCAACCATTGTTTCTGGAAACTCTAATGTAGTTGAACAGCCAGTTGAACGCTTAATAAAAGTG GTGAAGTCCATCTCTCCGAAAGCTTTAAGTGCCTCTGTTAGTGACATTAGCTCTGTAGTCAGTATGGTCGACAGAATTGCGGGATCTGCTCCGGGTAATGGATCACGTGCTGCTGTTGGTGAAGATTTGGTTGCTATGACTAAATGCCGCTTGCAGGCCAGAAATTTCTTCACTCAAGATGGACCTAGTGGTACGAAGAAAATGAGACGTTATACTAGTGCAATGCCATGTAATGTTGTTTCATCTAGTGGGAGTGTTAATGATAGCATCAGGCATTTAAATGGTAATGAATCTGATGGAGAATCCACTGGAGCATCGAAAGCCAAAAGCCCTAAACTTGAG GCTAACCATGCACTTGAAGAAGAGTTGCGAGACATAAATCAAAAACTTATAGACACTGTCGTCTATATCAGTGAAGATGATGTTGATCCAACAGCAGTTGCTGCTGCTTCTGAGGGTGGAGAAGGAACTATTGTGAAGTGCTCTTTCAGCGCTGTGGCTCTTAGCCCGAATTTGAAGTCACAATATGCTTCTGCCCAAATG TCTCCAATTCAACCTCTAAGACTGCTGGTTCCAAACAATTATCCAAATTGCTCTCCTATACTTCTGGACAAGTTTCCAGCTGAAGTCAG TAAGGAATATGAAGATCTCTCCATAAAGGCCAAATCAAGATTTAGCATTTCTCTGCGAAGTCTTGCACAGCCAATGTCACTTGAGGAGATAGCCAGAACATGGGATAATTGCGCTCGCGCTGTTATTTCTGAATATGCCCAGCAAAGTGGCGGTGGAACCTTCAGCTCAAAATACGGAACATGGGAGAACTGCCTCAGTGCAGCCTGA
- the LOC125201269 gene encoding mediator of RNA polymerase II transcription subunit 15a-like isoform X2, with protein sequence MDGNNWRTAQGQVQMPGQVIGGEAVPSGGMEGGDWRTQLQQDSRQRIVNKIMETLKRHLPFSGQEGLQELKKIAVRFEEKIYTAATSQSDYLRKISLKMLTMETKSQNPIANSLQPNAASNSKNPQDPASQSMQSQMQNQVQQLPIPMVSNQSRQQMLSQNIQNNIPSTGVSNSAGLTPSMPPVGGMSQGAMPNVSVQNPNMQNMSNVSVQNPNMQNMSNVSVQNPNMQNMSNVTSNAVGNSMGQGVPANMYANSQRQIPGRQQQVVSQDAQQQSQNSQQYLYNQQLQQQFLKQKYGQGGVQQSMMQLQQQQQQQNQNQLQPNQLMSSQPAVMQSSLRQASASSTLQNQQTTLQQSTQSMLQQQPQPIPRQQQQQQPAVMHQQQSSMSQHPMMSSQQQLSAQQPSTANIQQNQMIAQQNNMLDTQHQHQQQQQQRIMAQQNNISNMQQHQSINQQNNLPNMHQQQSTGQQNNLPNMHQQQTGGQTNISGYQQQQMGGIQHGNSSLQSNQQPVHMLQQSKVAVQQQMQQNMTNMLPNQSQPSQSQPMQQQLMSQIQSQPGQLQQQMGLQQQSNTLPRDMQQRIQSSGPMLQQQTTIDQQKQLLQSSRVMPEVPLNSSSQTGNATGGDWQEEIYQKIKSMHEMYYPELNEMFQRMAAKLQQHDSHPQQPKNEQLEKLRFLKLMLERLIMFLRTNKNDIQPSHKEKIVGVEKQIVNILNSNRPRKHVPSIQGQLTQPHMHALQQPQQQQPQMSQMHSNDGQMNSQMQTMNIQGSVMPTQQNNLTSMQHNTLSSSSGVSNSRQNMLDGLQPSSNTDPGQGNSLNQMQQQGAMNPIQQNSVGGSQQMASSISSQNGLTSLQSNVNSLQPNSNILQPQQIKQEQQIFSTQQLKHYQQRQMQQQYLQRQQLIQQQQQQQQQQQTSQQQSGQLPGQQMMQLNQMNDTNDIKMRHQMGAKSGVLQQHNSSGQRTSFHHQQMKSGTPFSMSSQNALQAASPQIGHHSSPQIDQQNILTSHNKATTPLQSANSPFVAPSPSTSMAPSPMPGDSEKMNSGVSSISNAVNGMHHPTTTVSMPNQSLAIGTPGISASPLLAEFHSPDVTHGVVPTIVSGNSNVVEQPVERLIKVVKSISPKALSASVSDISSVVSMVDRIAGSAPGNGSRAAVGEDLVAMTKCRLQARNFFTQDGPSGTKKMRRYTSAMPCNVVSSSGSVNDSIRHLNGNESDGESTGASKAKSPKLEANHALEEELRDINQKLIDTVVYISEDDVDPTAVAAASEGGEGTIVKCSFSAVALSPNLKSQYASAQMSPIQPLRLLVPNNYPNCSPILLDKFPAEVSKEYEDLSIKAKSRFSISLRSLAQPMSLEEIARTWDNCARAVISEYAQQSGGGTFSSKYGTWENCLSAA encoded by the exons ATGGACGGCAACAATTGGCGGACAGCGCAAGGGCAAGTTCAGATGCCCGGTCAGGTAATCGGCGGCGAAGCAGTGCCCTCCGGCGGTATGGAAGGCGGCGATTGGAGGACTCAGCTGCAGCAGGACTCCAGACAGAGGATTGTAAACAAGAT AATGGAGACATTGAAGAGGCATCTTCCTTTCTCTGGACAAGAGGGACTGCAGGAACTCAAGAAAATAGCCGTCAGATTTgaggaaaaaatatatactgcGGCAACTAGCCAG TCagattatttaagaaaaatatctcTGAAAATGTTGACAATGGAGACGAAATCTCAGAATCCTATTGCAAATTCTCTTCAGCCTAATGCTGCAAGTAATAGCAAAAATCCCCAAGATCCTG CTTCGCAAAGCATGCAGTCCCAAATGCAAAATCAGGTTCAGCAATTACCAATCCCAATGGTCTCCAATCAATCTCGACAACAGATGTTATCCCAAAATATCCAGAATAACATCCCATCAACTGGAGTGTCGAATTCTGCTGGTTTGACTCCCTCAATGCCCCCTGTTGGTGGCATGTCCCAGGGTGCCATGCCCAATGTTTCTGTCCAGAATCCTAACATGCAAAACATGTCTAATGTTTCTGTCCAGAATCCTAACATGCAAAACATGTCTAATGTTTCTGTCCAGAATCCTAACATGCAAAACATGTCTAATGTAACTTCGAATGCGGTAGGGAATTCAATGGGGCAAGGTGTGCCTGCTAATATGTATGCAAACTCTCAGAGACAAATTCCAGGCAGGCAGCAACAGGTTGTTTCTCAGGATGCTCAGCAGCAGTCTCAGAATTCACAGCAGTATCTTTACAATCAGCAGCTACAACAACAATTTTTGAAGCAAAAATATGGGCAGGGAGGTGTGCAACAATCCATGATGCAGctacagcagcagcagcaacagcAGAACCAAAACCAATTGCAGCCGAATCAGCTCATGTCCTCTCAGCCGGCAGTTATGCAATCTTCTTTGAGGCAAGCATCAGCTTCGTCAACACTTCAAAATCAACAGACAACTCTTCAGCAATCAACTCAATCTATGCTTCAACAGCAACCACAACCAATCCCCAGGCAACAGCAGCAACAACAACCTGCCGTCATGCATCAGCAGCAAAGTTCTATGTCTCAGCACCCAATGATGTCTAGTCAGCAGCAGCTTAGTGCGCAGCAGCCAAGTACTGCAAACATACAACAAAATCAGATGATTGCCCAACAGAATAACATGCTCGACACACAGCATCAACATCAGCAACAACAACAGCAAAGGATCATGGCTCAGCAGAACAACATCTCCAACATGCAGCAGCATCAGtcaatcaatcaacaaaataaCCTTCCAAACATGCATCAACAGCAGTCAACTGGTCAGCAGAATAACCTCCCAAATATGCATCAGCAACAAACAGGTGGTCAGACAAATATTTCGGGCTACCAACAGCAGCAAATGGGTGGAATTCAACATGGTAATTCCAGCTTACAATCAAATCAGCAACCTGTTCATATGCTACAGCAATCCAAGGTTGCAGTTCAGCAGCAAATGCAGCAGAATATGACAAATATGTTGCCTAACCAATCTCAACCATCCCAGTCACAGCCAATGCAGCAACAGTTGATGTCACAGATCCAATCACAGCCAGGGCAGCTGCAACAGCAAATGGGTTTGCAACAACAGTCAAATACATTACCGAGAGACATGCAACAAAGAATTCAATCATCTGGTCCCATGCTTCAACAGCAAACCACAATCGATCAACAGAAACAGTTGTTGCAATCTTCAAGAGTTATGCCAGAGGTGCCATTGA ATTCCTCCTCACAGACTGGGAATGCAACTGGAGGGGATTGGCAAGAGGAAATTTATCAAAAG ATTAAATCCATGCATGAGATGTATTACCCTGAACTGAATGAGATGTTCCAGCGAATGGCTGCCAAGCTGCAACAG CATGATTCTCATCCTCAGCAGCCCAAGAACGAGCAACTTGAAAAACTAAGATTTCTTAAGCTTATGTTGGAGCGGCTAATTATGTTTCTGCGGACAAATAAGAATGACATCCAGCCCAGTCACAAAGAGAAGATTGTGGGAGTTGAAAAGCAGATTGTGAATATTCTCAACTCAAATAGGCCTAGAAAGCATGTTCCTTCAATCCAAGGGCAGCTCACGCAGCCTCACATGCATGCCTTGCAACAGCCTCAGCAACAACAGCCTCAAATGTCTCAAATGCACTCGAATGATGGTCAAATGAATTCTCAGATGCAAACAATGAATATACAGGGTTCTGTGATGCCTACACAGCAGAATAATTTGACCAGTATGCAGCATAATACCTTATCCTCCAGCTCCGGTGTTTCAAATTCTCGTCAAAATATGCTGGATGGACTGCAGCCTAGTTCAAATACTGATCCTGGGCAGGGAAATTCACTTAACCAAATGCAGCAGCAAGGAGCTATGAACCCCATACAACAAAATTCGGTGGGTGGCTCTCAGCAGATGGCTAGCTCTATATCTTCACAAAATGGGCTGACATCGCTCCAGTCAAATGTTAATTCCTTGCaaccaaattcaaatattcttcAACCACAGCAAATAAAACAGGAGCAGCAAATATTTTCGACCCAGCAACTAAAGCATTACCAGCAAAGGCAGATGCAGCAACAATATTTGCAGAGACAACAATTAAtccagcagcagcagcagcagcagcagcagcaacaaaCTTCTCAGCAGCAATCGGGACAGCTGCCTGGACAGCAAATGATGCAACTCAATCAAATGAATGACACAAATGACATAAAGATGAGACACCAGATGGGTGCTAAATCTGGAGTTCTTCAACAGCATAACTCGTCTGGCCAACGAACTTCATTTCATCACCAACAAATGAAGTCTGGAACGCCATTCTCCATGTCGTCACAGAATGCTCTTCAGGCAGCATCCCCACAGATTGGTCATCATTCTTCTCCACAAATTGACCAGCAAAATATTCTGACTTCACATAACAAGGCTACAACTCCCTTGCAATCTGCAAACTCACCATTTGTTGCCCCATCTCCTTCAACTTCCATGGCTCCATCACCAATGCCAGGGGACTCAGAGAAAATGAATTCTGGTGTATCATCAATCTCAAATGCTGTGAATGGCATGCATCATCCAACCACTACAGTGTCAATGCCAAACCAGTCCCTTGCTATCGGAACTCCTGGGATATCAGCTTCGCCTTTACTTGCAGAATTCCACAGTCCTGATGTTACTCATGGTGTTGTTCCAACCATTGTTTCTGGAAACTCTAATGTAGTTGAACAGCCAGTTGAACGCTTAATAAAAGTG GTGAAGTCCATCTCTCCGAAAGCTTTAAGTGCCTCTGTTAGTGACATTAGCTCTGTAGTCAGTATGGTCGACAGAATTGCGGGATCTGCTCCGGGTAATGGATCACGTGCTGCTGTTGGTGAAGATTTGGTTGCTATGACTAAATGCCGCTTGCAGGCCAGAAATTTCTTCACTCAAGATGGACCTAGTGGTACGAAGAAAATGAGACGTTATACTAGTGCAATGCCATGTAATGTTGTTTCATCTAGTGGGAGTGTTAATGATAGCATCAGGCATTTAAATGGTAATGAATCTGATGGAGAATCCACTGGAGCATCGAAAGCCAAAAGCCCTAAACTTGAG GCTAACCATGCACTTGAAGAAGAGTTGCGAGACATAAATCAAAAACTTATAGACACTGTCGTCTATATCAGTGAAGATGATGTTGATCCAACAGCAGTTGCTGCTGCTTCTGAGGGTGGAGAAGGAACTATTGTGAAGTGCTCTTTCAGCGCTGTGGCTCTTAGCCCGAATTTGAAGTCACAATATGCTTCTGCCCAAATG TCTCCAATTCAACCTCTAAGACTGCTGGTTCCAAACAATTATCCAAATTGCTCTCCTATACTTCTGGACAAGTTTCCAGCTGAAGTCAG TAAGGAATATGAAGATCTCTCCATAAAGGCCAAATCAAGATTTAGCATTTCTCTGCGAAGTCTTGCACAGCCAATGTCACTTGAGGAGATAGCCAGAACATGGGATAATTGCGCTCGCGCTGTTATTTCTGAATATGCCCAGCAAAGTGGCGGTGGAACCTTCAGCTCAAAATACGGAACATGGGAGAACTGCCTCAGTGCAGCCTGA